TTTGTTGTTTGAGATGTGGTGAGAAGCATTATTCCTATGGTTCATCCCTTTGTCGTTTGATGTTTATGAGTTCTCTCATGTTCAATTGGTTGGCCAGACCCGCTCTGAGAGAGAAAACATTTCCCTTTTTTTGGGGAGAGGAGTGGCCCTTTGGATTGATCTTTTTGTTTCACTCCTATGTCTATGTTAGAAGTGTTTTTTGTGCTTCgataagataataataataatacatgctTTTATGTgtgttttttttggggggggggggggggaagaacAAATACAAGTCAAGAAACGACCGCATATTCCTGCAGTGAAACGATGCCAAACATTTGTATGCCGAATGCTTTATCAACGGACGACCAATCTTAGTCTTTCGGAGAGATTCACTATGTAGATTTTCCTACTCATCTGACATGATTTCAATCACTTTTTGAGTGCAGAAAGTCTACTCGGCATCTCCAGCTTGGGTGCCGTCGTGACTGGCAAAGTGGATGATGTCTCCACTTCTGTGCTTTCAGTTGAGTAGGCCCCTTCAAACAGATGCTCCAATGGCCGCTATATATTCTATACCCATGGATGGTGAACGCTGCTTCCATGTCGTCTCTAGTGCTGCAGGAACATTCTCACGTGGTTTCAGGAAATTATTGACATGATCCAGCAGGGAGGAGAGCTTCCTTCCGTTACAACTTTCTTTGCCTCTGGATCTTTACTACCAGTGTTCCGGTGAAGCATCATCGCCAGTCATTCTCGTGTCACCTTTTAGCATCCTCCTCACTGGTACACAACGCCATTACACACCATTACCTTGACACGAAGCATCGTGAAAGAGTGGAAACATTTGATGTCCAGCCTATCGGAACGCCTGCATATGCGTCGCAGATTAGTTCATTAGGGTATAACACTTCAGATCGATGAGACAGTGTCTGAGCATCTGATTCAAACCTACATTGACTTCCAACACGATGCGTGTGCATTCTGTCGAAGCAGGGAGACTTCGAACTCATGCGATCTCCAGAAGCAAACCTTAGGTTCCGTGCCTCTTTTTGTCTCTCTAGTCCTCGGCTACGGATGAACACACACAATGGTAACAGAAGACAGTTGTTATTCTCTCAAGATGTTGCCAGAGAGACACATCCATCGAGTTCCTAGATGTTGGGGGTCGAAGGCGAGATGGTGTGGAGGTTTTATGTCCAATTCCAGTTGACAGCTGCTGCGTGCATCTGAGAAGTGAAATTTGGGATGCTAAAGCAAGCTTCTGCTAAATATATGGCTGTGCTATTCAGAAGACATGGATAGAGGCGATTCATTTGTTACACAAAAGTGTTGTCAAAGATGAGAAGAAGATAAAATGAATGATGAATTGAAATGTAACAAAGAGCAAAAGGGAACTGATATTACATACATTTATTATTGAAATTTGTGAATACATTGGGAAATTGATGAAAGATGAAGAATGAAGAGACGAAAAGAAGCAACACCTATCTTGTGTATATCTTTTGCTCTACTAAGAATTAGGTAATGCCTCTGTATCATGTGCAACTTATCAAAGGCATTGATCACTGCAAGCATCACGAGACGCTAGGAAGGAAAGATAGATAAGCACAGGCTATTGTCAGGTGTCTAATCTGGACATCTCCAACATGATGTTTTCTAAGCTAGTCTTTTTACAAGTTCAGATCTCTCAAATGCTCTTTAAAGCTGTAAACAAAAAACTATAGCCGAAGACCGACTGGTTGATAGGCTtaatgacacacacacacacacacacacatgagagagagagagagagagagagagagagagagaagggggtggGTTTAGTCAAAAGATAGCAAGGTAGGGAATAAAAGGACCACCTTTTTCGGCTGCTTTTACTGAACAAGTGGGTAAGTAAACAAGTAAACAACATCAAATATGTTCCCCCTTCATTCCTCACAAGCTGTTTCGGATGTTTGTGTGGGAATCCAACCAAGAAAAAAGAGTAGGCCCCTGAGTCAAACCCAGTTGAGTATACCAATGGGGGAAGATTTTGATGCATGAGAATCCTATTCCACCGGAATGGGATTCCCCCACCAAGTCCACCAAGAGTTGACCTTGGAATAAATTAAACAAAATCTGAAAGTGGAAACTTTTCTGATCACCTTCTTTTCTCTCCAGCCACAGCACCACCAGTTGTTTTCTTGGTCCAAACAAGTTCATCCACACAAATTCTTGTGAGGATAGTATGAATTATTATACATATTCATGAAAGCAACCAAGCCATGGCATGGTATGATTATTGTCCATGTATTCCTGTGAAACATCCTCTACTTTATAGAGCTTTAGGCCTTACAGcctcccacctctctctctctctctctctctctctctctctctctctctctctctctctctctctttctctgtgtAAAATTCCCATGCAGTATATCTCCCACATCCTGCTCTCCAAGTGATGAAGGTGAAGAGCAAGCTCTTGGCTGCTCTAAGCTCACTTGTGGACCATGCTATTGCTCCGAGAGCGGCGATGGCCGATCGAAGCATCCTCACCGAGATAGAGGCCGCCATAGCACGGTGCACCGACAAGCACGACGTGCCCGTTAACGAGGAGTGTGTGCATGAGATCCTCTTCCGGGTCTCCAACGCTCCTGGTTCCATCACCTTCCTCTCCAGGAGGATCTCCTCCCGGCTCGACGCCACGCGGGACTCGACGGTGGCTTTGAAGACCCTCGTGCTCCTCCACCGTCTCCTGCGTGGCGGCGACCGGTACTTCGAGCAGGACCTGCAAAACATGTGGTCGTGCGGAGAGCTCAGGGTGGATCTCTCGTGGTGCTCAGCTGATAAAGGTCATCTGCACTCCTTCCTCCTCAGCTATTCGCTGTTTCTCGAGGAAAGGTTGGGTTGGATCATCAACCAGGCCGGTCTGCTGGAGCCGATCAGGCCGCCGCAGTCGGCGTTTCGATCGCATAAAGAAGAGGCAGCCGAATGGCTCTTGTACAGATTGTCCAAGAGCCAAATCCTTCTCGATCGGATAATGGATTGCCTGCCTAGTAATCCATCGTTCTCAAGCCAAGTGATGCACTCAGCATTCAACATTATCTTGAGAGAAAGCTTTCGAGTGTACGACGGCTTCTCCGACGGCATGGAGATCGTGGTGAGCTCCTACCCTGAGCTCGACAAGTCCCCCAAAAGCTTAGCTCTTGACGTCCTCAACAAGGCGTTGACGCAGACGCCCAGTCTTCATGATTTCTACGAGAATTGCAAGAGAAGCTTTTGCTGGAAGAGCTTGGACTACCCACATGTTCGAATCATCACAGCCGCACAAGTTTCGTCGATCGAACAGAAGCTGCCCGCTGGCTCCCATTGTCCACCTTCAACAAGTTCCGGTGATAAAGAGGCCACGGAAACGTCCAAACAACATCAGCAGGATGCAGCAGTCAAAGAAGCCGAGTTCGGATTACATGACGCGAGAAACATTCTGTTCTCTCAGAAGTTTGAGACGACGATAAGCACAGTGTGGGTCGAGTTCGACGAAGAAGACTCACAAAATTCCAGCTTCTCTCTGGGGGGTGTGGATGATTGCTTGACAGGTGCTTCCGATGATGTGCTGACTGAAGTTGATGGTTCATGGCAAGGCAGGGAAGCCACGCGATAGCCATAAACCCACTAAGAGATCTTCTGAGGATCCAACAGGGTTGTCTCTTGAGCAATTGAGACTAACAAATACTGGTTTCAAGTTCAGTTCCTTCTGGTGTCTGTCACAGTGTGATGGTTCTCCTGCTGTGGAGAGAGTTTTGTGTCACTGTAATCAAACATTCTTTTGATTGTAACGATAACCTACTTTGGCCATGACAAAATATTTTGGTATTAATTCCGAAATGATTTGATCAACACGCATGCAAAGGCGATGCATGAGACAACTTAAGATGAATGCTGGCAAATCTAATCTCGAGTGTAAGGATTTTCCCAATGAAATTGGTTCTGGCATTTCCTCCCTTGTCAATTTTAGTTAAATTGCAACAGGatgatcagaactccaaccattttatTCTCATGGAAACTatcgatgatgatgacgatgctgACAATGATGATGATTATGGACTTCCTATAAGTCACCTGATCCCTGTAAAACACCATACTTTTCTACCCAAtaaaataccttcttcttgatataTAGTGCTTGAAATATGGAAGTCGAGGCACAAAAACCAACACATTGCCACCAGGAACAAACTCTGGCAATGGCACGCACAATTAGAACATGCACTGACAAAGCATTTTTGTGAGTTGAGCCTCCAAGAAGCAGCAACCAAGTCAATGGAATAAAAGATGTAGTGACCATCAAATTCAAACTTGCGGCTTGGCAAAGTCAGCTCGAGAAATGTGATAAGACTGCTGCTGTGTTGTGATTGCAGAGGGAGATTAGCATCTGGAATAGAATTATGCATCCTGATCCTGACTGATCTGGAAATAAAGAATATGAACATGGATCATGAAAGAGACATTGTATGAGAGACACAATTATAAACAGAAACTGTTGCTTCCACTTTCTTTTGTCTCGATTTTTTCCTGAGTTAGGTGCAAACTTCAAAGAAATTGGCCTGGCTGATCCTTCTAGCATGATTCTTCTTGGTGGGAAGATATTTGTCAATACAGTCATCACAAGGTTCGTTCCAAGGTCACAAAGAAATCTAATGGATTGGTTTGCACAGCCAAAATCCATGTCATTCATCTTCAAAAGATTTCACTGGCATCTCTTTTGCAAATAATGTTTGAGTTGGCTGGAAGTAAAGCCCCCTGGCATATGAGATAATGAACAGACATTAGGACTATTTGCAGTAACTCCAAAAGAACACATATAAAAGCCGTAAAACAGTGTTGCATCTGCAAAAAAATTACTGTGTGAATAAAACAAGCATTACCATAATCATGTCTGCAGATCATGACATTATTTGTTATGACTCATCTGGTAGGGTCACTGGCTCATTGGTTTCAATAGAGTGAAGTTTCAGTCATGTGGAATAGAAACACTAAGTGCAGCTTGTTAGTACCATCACAATTTATATTCCAATGCAACTCATTATCTGCTTCTAATTTGTGCCTAGCTGGGACAATATCTCGTTTCATAAAAATCACATTCACATGTCTTTCACATATATAATTTTGTGAATATCCTTTTTATAAAAAATACAAGTCATTCAACATGATTTACAAAAATTAGACAAAAGAATTCACACATCAGTCAAGGcaaatatccacacacaagttcaTCTAGGCAAATACTTAAACATAGGTTGGTCTAGGTAAATGCTCACACACAATTTCAGCGAGGCATTAGCTATCAAATGAACAAATAACTCTGGAAAATCAAAACCAAAAAGCTGTTGCTCAACTAGAAATACATGATATACCGGAAAAGGAAGAAGTTCATTCACTGCTATTTATTGACATTCATAAATGCCTCAAATCAAGTGTATCCTTTATGTTTTTGACAGATAGTGTTTCctatttattaataatatatatctaATCAGCAATTATTTCATAATGAGAGAGACATCCAACCAAGCATTGTGAGGTTCTTTCTTTCACACATGCAATTCCTCTTAAAATTCTGAAATTAACTAATATATTGTAGTCAATATGGAAGCCAGTATTCCGTGAGGGCTTCGTTAAGAGGTGCGAAATGAAAACATATTCTACAGAGCAAAAGTGGACTTGAGTGGACTATGAGTCAGAAAAGTAAAGGGTGCTACCATCTGTGCTAGAAATATTGCTAGCAAAATCCTGTATACCTATCTAGATGAACTTTGCAGAAGGATATCCAGTCTGTACTTTTCCAGTGAATTTGAAAGTCACAGCAGTTTGTAGAACATCTGAACTTTTACATATCCTACTGTCCGCTGAATCATAGAGAACAATTTGGTGGGAGGATGTTCATCCTGAGTAATCTACTTTGATCTCCTTTAATAGGAGAGGAGATGGATGTATGTGTTTgagttaatataatattttttttttcttaaaaaataaatatagaaatcaATAACACAATGAGAAAGATGAAATATacgggctaattataaattactttatataattagttatctttagtatcctGATCCCTATACTTTTAAGAGTTATATTGAGATCCCTgtacttatgaaagtgaaacatttaattttatttctctcaCGTCGTCAACTCTACTAACGAAAATATTGCAGGGTTTATCACTGAGCACGTGCGGTATTTCCGTCAACAGAGTTGACGACGTGAGGAGAAATAGGGTTAAATATTTCACCTTCATAAgtataaaattttcaatataacttttgaaagtgtAGGAATCAAGATGTTAAGATTAACTAATTACagggggtaatatataattagcctgaaATATACCCACCAACTTCAACAAATGCATAAAAGACTTGCATCGAATTATTTCTAGTTCTAGTATGCTTTTAAaatgcaaataaaaaaaaataaaaaccataAAATATAAAGAACAAGTAGCTTAAAACTTCTTTGGTAAGAAAAGTATAGTGTGCACAAATTGATAATTGACTAATAAGCAACAATCATCTCCAAGGTTCCAAGAAGTGCATGGAAGCCTCTTGTGCTTTGAATTGTGACTAATTAACAATCAACATAAATGATTGTTAACTTAGTCAGTGACCAGATTCAGTGGCACTGATCTTCGACATAAATGGTCACCATGTTTGAAACATAGCAGAATATTACATAAACAATGTTTAAAATCTCAGATATAACATTTCAGGAAGCATTCATTGTTAAGTAAAATCTATGATAAAGAAGAGATACAATTGCATCAGTCATTATCATGGATTTGCCAATATTCTGGTGGCCAAACAGCCATAAGGAGTTGTTATCTAGAAGCAGAATTTGATACCTGAACTTCTATGAATGTCACTGTCAAGTTTAGAGACATAGCTTTTCGTTGACCACAAAAGGAGAGCTGGAATTAGCCAAAAGATTCCTCAAGAATAAACAACTACAACAAAACAATTGGCTTCTCGAATGCACAAACTTTCTGTGATCAGGAAAATAAGGAAGCCAATTGTTTCTGTACCATGAAAAAAAGAGTATGAAGCATTGTAAAATAACCCATATCACACCAAAAAAGAAAAGTACACCTAGAAAAACTCAGAAATAGCTCAAAGAAAAATTATCGGCATGCTTTCTTGTTTGTACATTACAACCAATTAGATCATAAGAAGCAATTAGATGCTTTCAAGTTTCAAAAGCAGTACACAAATGGAATAAGTGCTACCCGTAGAACTGCAGACTCAAGGGCAGCCAAGTCTCATCACACATCTAACATCTTTTCCTCAGACCCTACATTTCTTTCAACCAAGGGTACTCTAAACATGTACACAGGAGTACAATTTATCTTACATTAGAAGAGCATACAGGTTCAATAACATTAAGTAAAGCGTTAAAAGTATAATTGATCTCTCCTCAAAACTCTCAATCAAAATCCTTTCTGATGTGTAACTCAATTATCTTAAACCGAGTTAGAGAATGAAAAGGTGAGGTTAGGATAGGTACATACAGACAATCTGAAATGAGGCTTTAATCAATTAAAAGATAATAGTTGTGAGGAGATTTAGCACATACTATAGAGATATCTGCTACATTCTGGGGTGAATATAGCAATCAACCCATTCCTACTGCTTAATTGACTTGTTCATGGCATCCCACGTTCATCTAGTaaataagaaacaaaaacaaGTGTAGCCTGGAACCATACATAAGATGGATGACTCCAAACCTCGTGAAGGGAAGTGCCAAATCTTTCTCTATTTTCGTCTCAGCAACATATGGGGCAATGGATCAAGCCGTTCTCATTGCACCCTTTACACTTCACCTTCTTCTTCTCGGAATCCAACACCTTGCAGCTGCCATTGCAGTCCATGCACATCACAAATCGCAACCCGCCGCAGCCCTCGCACCACTTTGTCGCCCTCGGAAGCCCCTCCAGCAAAAGCCCcaactcatcttcttcttccaatCTCACGATCTCCTCGGCACCACCGACATACCTGCCCTTGACGAAGACGATCGGGACCTTCACCTCCTTCCACCCCATCAGCAGCCGTAGTTCCTCCCTGTACCcggagtccatggagatgtccctCTCCACGATGTGGCCGCCGTAGGACTCGATCAAGGACCTGACTCTGTTGCAATCCTCAAAGGTCTTCCTGATCCCTCTGAGCGTGGTGGTGTAGAGGACCACGGTGTCCTCACCTCCTGGGGGACACTTCTCCTCGAAGGATTGAAGCAGGATAACAGAATCGCAGATCTTGACGTGCACCATCCTCTTGATCTGCTCCCCTTCCTCGCAGTGCTCCCGCTCGAAACGAGCGAGGAGCTCCGGATCGAACAAGGGGCTCAGGCTCCGCCTCGACTTCGAGTTACTGAAATCTCTATTGGAGTTGTTGCTCCGTGCGCTGTTGGGGGTGCCCTTCTTCGAGATTGCCGAAACGAGGTTGGTCCACGGCGTGTTGTCCAAGGAACGGAACGGCTTCGAGGCACGGTAGGCGTCAAGATCCGACCTTTTGGGCTCTAGCCGCAGCGGGGTGTTCTCCTTCCCGGCGAACCAATTCCTTGGCATCACGGGCGACATCGCGGCCCTGACCGCGGGCGACCGGCGCAATGCAGGCGAGGGTTTGTGTGGCCTCTTCTTCTGCGGTGGCGACCGGCTAGGAGTCTCGTCGGCCAGGTCCCCCATGAGCTCCCGCGCGTCGATGACCTCCGAGGGGCGCTCTTCCTCCGCCGCGGCGCTCTTCTTGTTGACATGGGGAGGGGACGGCTGGCCGCACTCCGACGCCGAGGCTGCATCCGGTTCGACTTCCTTCTCTGCTGGCGCCTTGGGATTATTGGCTTTCTCGTCGCCGCGATCGAGGCTGAGGGCGCCGTAGGTGGTAGAGGTGAGGGAGACAAAATGGTTCGGGCAGTCGCCGTCGGGGCCTGCGTCGCCAGAGAAGAGAAGCTCCTCGCCGACTTCGGCGACGGCGAGCAGTTTGGAAGAGATGCAACCCATTTGATTTCCCCCACTCTCCCTCCTTCCTTCTCCTcgagaaacaaacaaacaaaataaaagaGAGTCAAGTTCGGAGTTTAACGGGTTTGAAATGTAACAGGTTCGGGAGTGGCGCCGTCTCTTTCACCAAGAACTCGATACCCGCCGAAAGACCCGCATCGTTTACCATCTAGGTTGCGGGGGCCACTCTCATGGGTTTCCTTTGCGGGGCCCTCCCCTTGGAAGCGGGTAAAGTTTGGGCGGATTCCACAGTAATTATGTCTTCCAACGGTCTCTTTCGAATCCCAATGAATGAATGGGCTTTTAGGGTTCGAATTTGTTGGGCTCGCCCTCTTTAAAGCAATATTCTAAGGTGGGCTTTTTATGAGCCAACCCCCTTTCTGTCTTTAAATCCAAACTccaatcaataaaaataataatatgacgGTTCACACCTATGAGTTAAATCGATTaaatgtaataaaaaaatatggCTATTGTAGCTGAAAGTTGTTGCTGTACAAAACTGAACATTTGTGCTGCAGATGAATTGGTTGCTGCAGAAAACTGAACATTTGTGCTGCAGatgaattgctgctgcagaaaactGAATGAATGGAATATGACTATAGCAGCTGAAAGATGTTTAGATGAATTGCTACTGTGGAAAACTGAACAAATGCAGCTATAATTTGATCTGAATAACAAAGCTGCATGTTATATTGCAACAGCTGTCAAAACAACAAATCTGAACTATAACACTGCTGCATTTAATCTGAAATATGAAACTGAACAAATATAAAAGCATGGAACATAAAACTGCTTGTCAAAACAACAAATCTACATGTTATATTCCTCCTACCATCTCCGTGTGAGATAGTCAAGATAACAAATCTGTCAATGCTGTCaaaaccaaggttcgtcgtatcatatcgtaccgacgtttcgatctgggctcggtatggTGCGGTACCAGTGTACCGGGTGATACATTAGGGTGTACCGAACGATACACCCTAGTGTACCaacaattttaaactttttcatactgtagcattgctacagtataCTACTGTAGTACTATAACGGTATCGGATGGTCCGTGTATTGGTACGTACCGCTTAATACGGGCAatacgcttcggtatgacagaccttgatcAAAATAATAAATCTGTATATTATATTACAGCAGCTGTCAAAGCAGTTCTTGGATCAGAAACTGCTTTGATCTGTGCAGAAATATGCATTCATCTAAGAGATTTGTTGACAAATCTGCATAAATCTGAATTATGAATTTGAACATCACATTTATAGTCTTTCAAAATATTGTACACTATAGTTAATTGACAACATCAAACAAATACAACCAATTTAATTTACATTCTTCCAAAATGACTAAACTGTCAATTTAAGTTATAGTCCTTCAAAAATGATCAAAAGATATCCAAAATATCACTGCTTTTTTCTACTCTGCAGTAAAGaaacaaattttaaaaaaaatcaaatgatacTAACAATTGAATCAGAAACAAATACTGAAAGAAAGAAACATGCAATTACTTGTAATTTTTTTCTTTGCATTGGAGGATGTTCAATATCTAGAGTTGGCATTGGTGTCCACTCTAGAGTCCATCCTATACTACACATCAGACAACTCACTTACTAGGGTGGATCAATAGCAACTGGTTGTGCTTCAGTAGCAAGATGTTCAGCCTATGTTCAGCAAAAATTCAGCAGCAAGTGacaatactattctatctttttatCATAGGACCCTTTGGTGGCTCAAGATGACATCTTAATTTTTGCTGTTTTCTAGGTTTTCTTTTAGGAAGATTGAGAAGCTCAAGTATTTTATGATTGTTAATTGGTCACATCTTCTTGTTATCCAAAGGATTGAGGAGATGACTATAGATATCCAAGAAAGTGGCTCTTCAATAATATATATCCACTTCGATCTTCatatttttttgtaaataatttaaaCATGATATAGTATAGTA
The window above is part of the Musa acuminata AAA Group cultivar baxijiao chromosome BXJ2-6, Cavendish_Baxijiao_AAA, whole genome shotgun sequence genome. Proteins encoded here:
- the LOC135615045 gene encoding uncharacterized protein At5g39865-like; amino-acid sequence: MGCISSKLLAVAEVGEELLFSGDAGPDGDCPNHFVSLTSTTYGALSLDRGDEKANNPKAPAEKEVEPDAASASECGQPSPPHVNKKSAAAEEERPSEVIDARELMGDLADETPSRSPPQKKRPHKPSPALRRSPAVRAAMSPVMPRNWFAGKENTPLRLEPKRSDLDAYRASKPFRSLDNTPWTNLVSAISKKGTPNSARSNNSNRDFSNSKSRRSLSPLFDPELLARFEREHCEEGEQIKRMVHVKICDSVILLQSFEEKCPPGGEDTVVLYTTTLRGIRKTFEDCNRVRSLIESYGGHIVERDISMDSGYREELRLLMGWKEVKVPIVFVKGRYVGGAEEIVRLEEEDELGLLLEGLPRATKWCEGCGGLRFVMCMDCNGSCKVLDSEKKKVKCKGCNENGLIHCPICC
- the LOC103988122 gene encoding putative clathrin assembly protein At1g33340 — encoded protein: MKVKSKLLAALSSLVDHAIAPRAAMADRSILTEIEAAIARCTDKHDVPVNEECVHEILFRVSNAPGSITFLSRRISSRLDATRDSTVALKTLVLLHRLLRGGDRYFEQDLQNMWSCGELRVDLSWCSADKGHLHSFLLSYSLFLEERLGWIINQAGLLEPIRPPQSAFRSHKEEAAEWLLYRLSKSQILLDRIMDCLPSNPSFSSQVMHSAFNIILRESFRVYDGFSDGMEIVVSSYPELDKSPKSLALDVLNKALTQTPSLHDFYENCKRSFCWKSLDYPHVRIITAAQVSSIEQKLPAGSHCPPSTSSGDKEATETSKQHQQDAAVKEAEFGLHDARNILFSQKFETTISTVWVEFDEEDSQNSSFSLGGVDDCLTGASDDVLTEVDGSWQGREATR